The following is a genomic window from Bacteroidia bacterium.
AGCACCGCATAAATGATGTTGGGTTGCGTCAGGCAAAGGTCCAGTGCAAGCCGACCTATGCTGTCGCGGGCGACGACACCGAGATTCAATTCGTCCCAGGTTGCCCCGCTGTTGGTGGACTTCAGCACTCCCTGGCCCTGGACGCCGGCATACAGGATGGAATCGATGGTCGGATGAGAAACGAGATCATGTGCCATACCCTGTTTGGTCTGTTTCCAGGTTCTGCCCGAATCCAGAGACTGATACAGGCCTTGCCGCGATGCAGCGTTGATGATATTGCTATTCGTTTTGTGGACACGAATCGCACCGATATTTTTCATGGCGCTGCCACCGATCACCTCCCACGTCGTCCCCGCGTCGGTGGAACGCACGACGCCGACACCGGGATATGAATCCGCACTACCGTTTGCCTCGCCCGTACCGAGGTACACGATGTCGGGGTTGTTGGGATCGATATCAATGGATCCGGTAGCCATGGTGGGTAAATCATCGGACACAGGCACGAAACTTGCCGAAAGACTCGTACCGTTGACGGATTTCCACACGCCGCCGTCCGCCGCCGTGAAGTACACGATGTCGGGATTCGTTGGATGAATTGCTATACCGGTAATGCGGCCGCCAATGTTCACGGGGCCGAGTTGCACCCAGGTTCCGGAAGATATCGCGCCGTTCTTTCCCATGCGCACCCGCGGTTTGAACAACGACATGTGCCGCGTCTCACGCCAGGCTTGCTCCCGAACGCCTTCCGGAATGGATCCGTCGGGATCGAGGCGTTGATCACGGAACCAGCGGAATCGCTCCTGTATCCAGCGCTCACTGTCGCGATGAAGACTGAGCTGCTCGGGTGGCTCAACAGTCAGGAGCGGCGAATAATTTTGCGAATAGGCAAACTGCGTCGTTAGGAGCAGTGCGAGAAGAATGAAACAATATTTCATGTTGGAGGGGGAAAGTGGGACAAGTGGCTGTGATGTGAAGCGTCGAGATTTCACAACACGTTTATACAATTTCTCACTTCGGACGCAGCGACGCAAGGAAAATCGGAGCCGCCTGTCGCGTGAGGAGAAAGCAGTCTTTCGCAGGAGGGTTGTCTGTCAGGATTTCAGGGAAAGGACATGAAATCAGCAGTTGGCCGTGTGCAACGAGGTTTGTGCATCGCACAACCGAAGCTGTCCTGCGGCTTCTTTCGCCGTGAGGACCGGGCCTGAACTGAGTTTTTCGAAAGGACCTGGATTCGGAGCCGGTCAGTGCAGATGGATTGTACGCATGTTGCTGTGGCCATCAACGGTGACGCGAAGGAAGTACGTCCCTCTGGGCAGAGCGCTTGTTTCCACAGTCAACGTGTGCGAGCCGGCCTGCAGAGCGCCGTCATGGACTCTTCGGACGACACGCCCAAGCGTATCATGGAGCGTCGCAACCACGCTGTCGTATGCAGGCAACCGGACGTCGAAACTCAGGTGATCGCGGGCGGGATTGGGTCGTGCGGCGGATATCTCGAATCCGAAAGACCGGGGCGAGGGGGAGTCGCCGGAATGCAGAAGCCATGCAAAAAACCACACCAGAGCATCGTCAATATGCGCCCGCCAGTTGCCCCAGCTGTGGCCCTCAAAGAATTCCTGATACAGAAGTTCATACTGCGTGTGCTGCAGCTGCGCGGCGAAGCTGCGGACGAGAGGGATGAGCACGGGAATGTCGTACACTCCGAGATCGAGGTAGAGCTTCAATGGCAAGAGCGGCTGCTGATTGAATCTGTCGGAGATTGCCGGAATGATATTGCTGGACTGCGCGGCGACATTGCCGAACACGTGCGGATACCGCATGGCGATGTACAGACCGATATTCCCGCCGTTCGATGCGCCGATCATCGCTCGCGCACCCGCATCCTTGCGTATGCGATATCGCGCCTCGAGAACGGGTAACAACTCCTGTACGATGAAGCGGCTGAATGCGTCCATTGCGCTGCCGGCATACTCTTCGGTGCGCCGCACGGGAGGAACGAACACCGCGATGACGGGCGGAATGCGACCTTCGTGAATCAGATTGTCGAGAATGGTCGGCACAGCAGCAAGCCGGATGTAATCGGGACCGTCATGCACGAGAAGCAGCGGGTACGCGTGAGAACTTCCCTGATATCCCTCGGGGAGATACACCGTGACCTGTCGTTGATTCCCCAACTCAACACTCGTTATTGTGGTGTCGATAAGCCGTCCCCGAGGGATTCCCGCCTGTTGCAGGACCTCACGGGGTTCTTCGTAGAGCGACATGCGCAGTTCGGAATTCGGACCGAAACCTCCCGCAATAGTCCGTGGATTCCGCGGATCCAGTATCCACGCTTTGTCCGCGACAATTTTGTAATCGATGCGGGCGCTCGGATTGAATACTTCGGAACGATACCAGAGATCGGTATGCGCGATACGAACGAGCGGGGAGCGGGTGTCACTCCAGTTGTTGTGATCACCCGCGATGGAAACATCGAGTGCCTGTCCCTTGAAGAGGAAGTAACACAGCGAATCCTTTTCGATAAACGGCGTGTGGCTGAGTGTCGTGAGAAAGCTGTCCGCCATGAACTGCCGCCGGTATTCCGGCGCGGACTGCACACGTGACAAAAACAGTGAAAAGTCCTGTGCAACCGCTGACGCTCCCAGAGCGCACAGCACGAATATGTAAACGAGTTTCCTCATACTGTATTGACCGCTCGGCTTGCTTTTGGCTTCATGGATCGTTCTTCTTTGGCTCGTATGCGCCCGATCGTCACCTCGTTGCGCAGCTCGCGCAGGGCGTCCCGCGCTATCCAGCATGCGCTGCGGGAGTCGCTTTTCAAAAGCTGCTCCGCCATCGTCACCGCTGCCTGATGTAAAACCAGGGAGCGTTTACCGATTTGACGCAATGCCCAGTTTACTGACTTTTTCACAAAATTCCGCTCGTCCGTCGCA
Proteins encoded in this region:
- a CDS encoding alpha/beta hydrolase-fold protein, translating into MRKLVYIFVLCALGASAVAQDFSLFLSRVQSAPEYRRQFMADSFLTTLSHTPFIEKDSLCYFLFKGQALDVSIAGDHNNWSDTRSPLVRIAHTDLWYRSEVFNPSARIDYKIVADKAWILDPRNPRTIAGGFGPNSELRMSLYEEPREVLQQAGIPRGRLIDTTITSVELGNQRQVTVYLPEGYQGSSHAYPLLLVHDGPDYIRLAAVPTILDNLIHEGRIPPVIAVFVPPVRRTEEYAGSAMDAFSRFIVQELLPVLEARYRIRKDAGARAMIGASNGGNIGLYIAMRYPHVFGNVAAQSSNIIPAISDRFNQQPLLPLKLYLDLGVYDIPVLIPLVRSFAAQLQHTQYELLYQEFFEGHSWGNWRAHIDDALVWFFAWLLHSGDSPSPRSFGFEISAARPNPARDHLSFDVRLPAYDSVVATLHDTLGRVVRRVHDGALQAGSHTLTVETSALPRGTYFLRVTVDGHSNMRTIHLH